Proteins from a genomic interval of Paenibacillus lentus:
- the spoIIIAE gene encoding stage III sporulation protein AE, producing the protein MKKTKLIWHNRFIHALVLSFVILWSLPVFVTAAPNDDWINKQAEELPTDQVEIYWQELMKEYGGFFPDQNMPSFMDMLLQDGNEGAFSVKAGALGLLKYMWHEVLYNGHILTTIVLLSVFSTILETLQTAFERKQVSKVAYAICYMVILILAINSFHVAISYATDAIRSMINFMMAMVPLLFTLLASMGNLVTVSVTHPLVVFMVHTVGTVVYSVVFPLLFFSAVLHIVSSLSEKYKLTQLANLLRTISMALLGVMLTIFLGVISIKGIAGSVADGVTLRTAKYLTGNFVPVVGKVFADATDTVISASLLVKNSIGLVGVIILLFLCAFPAIKIMTLALIYNLSAAVMQPLGETPIVTCLETIGKSMIYVFAALAAVGLMFFLAITITLTAGNVTVMMR; encoded by the coding sequence ATGAAAAAGACGAAATTGATCTGGCATAACCGATTCATTCATGCTCTCGTCCTCAGCTTTGTCATCTTGTGGTCTTTACCGGTGTTTGTAACAGCCGCCCCTAATGATGATTGGATTAATAAGCAGGCAGAAGAATTGCCTACGGATCAGGTGGAAATTTACTGGCAGGAGCTGATGAAGGAGTACGGTGGCTTTTTTCCGGATCAGAACATGCCTTCCTTTATGGATATGCTGCTGCAGGACGGAAACGAGGGTGCGTTTAGTGTAAAAGCAGGTGCACTAGGATTATTGAAATATATGTGGCACGAGGTATTGTACAACGGACATATCTTGACGACGATAGTCCTCCTTTCTGTATTCAGCACGATTCTGGAAACACTTCAAACTGCGTTTGAACGTAAACAAGTCAGCAAAGTGGCATATGCCATTTGTTATATGGTCATTCTCATTTTGGCGATAAACAGCTTTCATGTTGCGATTTCATATGCCACGGACGCCATTCGAAGCATGATCAATTTTATGATGGCCATGGTGCCGCTGCTATTCACGCTGCTTGCTTCTATGGGCAACTTGGTTACTGTATCCGTTACACATCCGCTTGTGGTATTCATGGTGCATACGGTCGGAACGGTCGTCTACTCAGTTGTTTTCCCATTGCTCTTCTTCTCGGCTGTCCTGCATATTGTCAGCTCATTGTCTGAGAAGTACAAGCTCACTCAGCTTGCCAATTTATTGCGCACAATCAGCATGGCGCTGCTTGGAGTAATGCTGACCATCTTCCTCGGAGTCATCTCCATCAAAGGGATTGCTGGCTCGGTAGCGGACGGAGTGACGCTTCGGACGGCCAAATATTTGACCGGGAACTTCGTTCCGGTTGTCGGTAAGGTGTTTGCAGATGCTACGGATACCGTTATTTCGGCCTCATTGCTCGTCAAAAATTCAATTGGGCTCGTCGGTGTCATTATTCTGCTGTTTTTATGCGCCTTTCCTGCTATTAAAATCATGACATTAGCATTGATTTATAACCTATCGGCAGCGGTTATGCAGCCGCTGGGAGAGACGCCGATCGTAACCTGCCTTGAGACGATCGGAAAGAGCATGATTTATGTGTTTGCTGCCCTCGCTGCAGTAGGATTGATGTTCTTTCTCGCCATTACGATTACCTTAACTGCAGGCAATGTCACAGTGATGATGAGATAG
- the spoIIIAG gene encoding stage III sporulation protein AG gives MKSWWKKLESFLGRGLEGKKKQNTYRLLIILGLIGVAIMLLNSFVNVKKIDSGGAGREPPTGQEVLTSMLTEQGAAAGTFDAIEMSLENKTKEILEKIVGVGAVDVLVTIDSTEELIIGRNTKDTQQLTEENDRDGGKRHITQYTRDGQIVTNEESGSEKPIVTKKIKPKVRGVLIVARGAENKTVRNLIVDAVEKGLNVPAYRISVVPRKQSQ, from the coding sequence ATGAAGAGTTGGTGGAAGAAGCTGGAGTCGTTCCTTGGGCGAGGTCTGGAGGGCAAGAAGAAACAGAATACCTATCGATTACTTATTATACTCGGATTAATTGGCGTGGCGATCATGTTGCTTAATTCTTTCGTCAATGTAAAAAAGATCGACTCTGGCGGAGCAGGAAGAGAGCCCCCGACAGGACAGGAGGTACTAACGTCAATGTTGACCGAGCAGGGAGCCGCAGCAGGCACCTTTGACGCTATTGAAATGTCGCTTGAGAATAAAACGAAGGAAATTTTGGAGAAAATTGTTGGCGTTGGAGCGGTCGACGTGCTAGTAACGATCGATTCGACGGAGGAGCTCATTATCGGCCGCAATACGAAGGATACGCAGCAATTGACCGAAGAGAATGACAGGGACGGGGGAAAGAGGCATATTACCCAGTATACCCGGGATGGTCAAATTGTTACGAATGAAGAAAGCGGTAGTGAAAAACCGATTGTTACGAAAAAAATCAAACCAAAGGTTCGCGGTGTCTTGATTGTGGCCAGAGGCGCTGAAAATAAGACCGTCAGAAATTTAATTGTTGACGCGGTGGAGAAAGGATTGAATGTCCCCGCATACCGAATATCCGTCGTACCAAGGAAACAATCGCAATAA
- the spoIIIAF gene encoding stage III sporulation protein AF yields the protein MTWLAEWLKQIIFVVLMATFIDLLLPNRSMERYVKLVVSLLILLTLISPVMRLFAPDSQQKLETVLMNSTGEGTSASVGTDEILHQGEQIRMRREREVIEMASEEAAKRIQEQIERETGQRVDRVVVRLDRPESGAEPLISAVEVYITQDQELSGADTPSNNGQEEEHEQISIASVEPVRIQVEPLGEEEVEEVVRKSVPAMSEEASPGAEMIDSTNNAAQTYSLAEQITDILLRNWEIPRELVHVVIQENNK from the coding sequence ATGACCTGGCTAGCAGAATGGTTGAAACAAATTATTTTTGTTGTGCTAATGGCGACATTCATTGATTTGCTGCTTCCTAACCGTTCGATGGAGAGATATGTAAAGCTTGTAGTCAGCCTACTGATTCTACTGACTCTAATTTCACCGGTGATGCGTTTGTTTGCCCCTGATTCGCAGCAGAAGCTGGAAACGGTTCTTATGAATAGTACGGGAGAAGGGACTTCAGCGTCGGTCGGTACAGACGAAATATTGCATCAAGGAGAGCAAATAAGGATGAGAAGAGAACGTGAAGTGATTGAAATGGCTAGCGAAGAAGCAGCGAAACGGATCCAAGAGCAAATTGAACGGGAAACCGGTCAACGGGTGGACCGAGTAGTCGTTAGACTGGATCGTCCTGAGAGCGGTGCAGAGCCTCTTATCTCGGCCGTTGAGGTGTATATTACTCAGGATCAGGAGTTATCCGGCGCGGACACCCCGTCCAATAATGGACAGGAAGAGGAGCATGAGCAAATATCCATAGCTTCTGTTGAGCCGGTACGCATTCAAGTAGAGCCTCTGGGAGAGGAGGAGGTTGAAGAGGTTGTCAGGAAAAGTGTTCCAGCAATGAGCGAAGAGGCCAGTCCTGGAGCTGAAATGATCGATTCCACAAATAATGCCGCTCAAACATATAGCCTTGCAGAACAAATTACCGATATCCTGCTGCGCAACTGGGAAATCCCCAGAGAACTCGTGCACGTTGTTATCCAAGAAAATAACAAATAA
- the spoIIIAD gene encoding stage III sporulation protein AD has protein sequence MEMIQIVGLGLIATILILTIKEQKPTFAFLIAIATGIMIFMYLVGKIGEIIEVLEQLAESSGVQMIYLKTILKIIGIAYIAEFGAQIVRDAGQESIASKIELAGKILIMVLAIPIISIIIETVMRILPA, from the coding sequence GTGGAAATGATTCAGATCGTAGGCTTGGGACTGATCGCCACCATACTTATCCTCACCATTAAGGAACAGAAGCCGACTTTTGCCTTTCTCATCGCGATTGCTACGGGCATCATGATTTTTATGTATCTGGTAGGTAAAATCGGTGAAATCATCGAGGTGCTGGAGCAATTGGCCGAATCCTCCGGTGTGCAGATGATCTACCTCAAGACGATCCTAAAAATTATCGGAATCGCCTACATTGCCGAATTCGGAGCGCAAATCGTTAGAGATGCCGGTCAGGAGAGCATTGCTTCAAAAATTGAGCTCGCGGGAAAAATACTTATCATGGTTCTGGCTATTCCAATCATCAGCATCATCATTGAAACCGTGATGAGGATATTGCCTGCTTAA